DNA sequence from the Pseudoxanthomonas sp. genome:
TCGACGATCCGCAGCGACCTGATGCAGCGGCTGCATGCCGCGCTGGTCGGGTCCGGCATCGAGATCCCGTTCCCGCAGCAGGACCTGCATGTGCGCTCGGTGTCCGAGGATCTGCTGCACTCCCTGCGCCGTCCGCCGGCGGCGGACAGGGAGGCCAGCGAAGATGGCCGCTGATGCCGGCAGCGTGCTGCGCACGCTGGGCACGTTCGACCTGGCGGCCATGCGCGGCCTGCTGCGCATGTTCGGGCGCGCGTTCGACGACATGGCGACCTACACGCAGTCGCCGCCGGACGATGCCTACCTCGCCGGCCTGCTGGCCCGCGATACGTTCATCGCGGTGGCGGCGTTCGACGGCGACACCGTGGTCGGCGGCCTGGCGGCGTACGTGCTGCCGAAGTTCGAGCAGGCGCGCAGCGAGGTGTACCTGTACGACCTGGCGGTAGCGGAAACGCACCGGCGTCGCGGCATCGCTACGGCGCTGATCGCCGAGCTCCGTCGGGTCGCGGCGACGCGCGGGGCGTGGGTCGTGTTCGTGCAGGCGGATTACGGCGACGACCCTGCGGTGGCGCTGTACACGCGCCTGGGCACGCGCGAGGACGTGATGCACTTCGATATCGAGGTGGAGTGAGCCGCGGCGATGTCGAAACCGGGTTCCGCCGATCGTCGAAGGCAGGAACGTCCCGGGAGTATGCAATGAAACCGTTCTTCGATGTCCAGCGTATCGACCATGTCGTGCTGCGCGTGCGCGACCTGGATTGTAGCGTCCGCTTCTATGGCGACGTGCTCGGCTGTCCGGTGGAAAGACGCCGCGAGCATCTCGGACTGGTCCATCTGCGCGCAGGCACCTCGATGATCGACCTGGTCTGCATCGACGGGACGCTCGGCGAGCGCGGTGGCGCGGCGGCCGGGCGCGAAGGGCGCAACCTCGACCATCTCTGCCTGCGCATCGAGCCGTTCGACGAAGCGGCGCTGGTCGCGCATCTGGCCCGCTTCGGCGTCTCGCCTGCCGGTCCTGCCGAGATCAACTTCGGTGCGGAAGGCGATGGCCTGTCGCTGTACTTCAACGACCCCGACGGCAACACGATCGAGCTGAAGGGCGCGTCGCGCCCGGGGTGATTCGCGTGCTGCGACGTGGGGTCAGGGAGAGGCACTGGCCTGCGGTTCGGGCGGCGCGGGCGCCTGCGCAAGGGCGGCCGTGTCCACCGGCGCATCCGGCATCGCGATGTCGGCATCCGGCAGCGGCGCACCCGGCGCCAGCAGCTTGCCTTCTCCCTGCAGCGCCTCCTCGGCCGCCTTCGTCATCACCACGATGCTGATGCGGCGGTTGATCGGATTCTGCGGATTCTGCTTGTCGAACAGCACGGACGAGGACAGGCCGACCACGCGCGACACCTTGTCCTCGTGCATGCCGCCGGCCACCAGCGCGCGGCGCGCGGCATTGGCGCGCTCGGCGCTGAGTTCCCAGTTGGTGTAGCCGCGGTTGGATGCGTACTGGGTGGTGTCGGTGTGGCCGGTGATGCTGATGTGGTTGGGCACCTGGTTCACGAAACCGGCCAGCTCGGCCAGGATCGCCTGCGTGTACGGCTTCAGCACCGTGCCGCCCAGGTCGAACATCGGCCGGTTCTGCTGGTCGACGATCTGGATGCGCAGGCCTTCTGGCGTCAGGTCGAGCAGCAGCTGGTCCTTGAACGGCTCCAGTGCCTGGCTCTTGCCGATCGCTTCCTCCAGTGCCTGCATCAGCGATTCCAGACGCTGCTTCTCCTGCGCCTTCTGCTGCTCCTCCGACGCCTGCTGCGCGTCGCCGGGCGGCTTGGCGAAGGGGTTGTCGCTTTCGCCCTTGGGCATGTCCATGGTGCCGCCGAGCTTGATCATCGACGTGCTGGCGCCACCCGGGCCGGCCGGGCCGGGCGCGGGCGAGAAGCTCTTGCCGCTGAGCGGACTGGGATTGCGGAAGTATTCCGAGATCGCCGCGCGTTCCTTGTTGGTGGTGGCGCCCATCAGCCACATCACCAGGAAGAACGCCATCATCGCGGTGACGAAGTCGGCGTAGGCGACCTTCCACGAGCCGCCGTGATGGCCGCCGCCGGCGACCTTCTTGACCCGGCGGACGATGATGGTGGGGCGCTGCTCGCTCATCGCCGTGGCTTACTTGTTGGCCTTGAGGTGCGCTTCGAACTCGGCGAACGGCGGGCGCACATCGGAGGGCAGCGTCTTGCGGGCGAACTCCAGCGCCACGGCCGGGTTGTAGCCGCGCAGGCAGGCGAGCAGGGCGGTCTTCACCGACTCGTACATGCGGCTGTCCTGTTCCACCTGGGCCTCGATGGCGGCGGCCAGCGGCGAGACGAAGCCATAGGCCAGCAGGATGCCGAGGAACGTGCCGACCAGCGCGGCGGCGACGTGCGCGCCGACCGCGGCGATGTCGCCGCCGATCGAGCCCATCGTCACGATGATGCCGAGCACCGCGGCGACGATGCCGAAGCCGGGCAGGCCGTCGGAGACTTTCTGCAACGCGTGCGCGGGCGCCATCGCTTCGTGGTGGTGCTTCTCCAGTTCGAGTTCGAGCAGCGGTTCCAGTTCGTGCGGCTCGATGTTGCTGCCCACCATCAGGCGCAGGCACTCGGTGAGGAAGTCGAGCAGGTGGTGGTCGGCCAGGATCTTGGGGTACTTCTGGAACAGCGGGCTGTTGGTCGGATTCTCGATGTGCTCTTCCAGCGACATGAAGCCGTCGCGGCGCGCCTTGTTGAGCATCTCGTGGATCAGCGTCAGCACGTCCAGGTAGTCGGACGACTTGTACTTGGCGCCCTTGAACACGGACAGCGTGGCGGCGATCGTGCTCTTCACCACCTTGGTCGGATTGCTGGCCATGAACGCGCCCAGCGCGGCGCCGCCGATGATGACCAGCTCGAACGGCTGCCACAGCGCGCCGAGCTTGCCGTGCGATCCGAGATAGCCGCCGATCACGCTCAGGGTGACGATGATGAAGCCGACGATGATGAGCATGGCGACGCGGCCGCAGGGTGGGGTCACCCAAGGATCGGCCCGCCTCCCGGTTTCTTGAGCCGCGACCGTTCGTCGGTGCCGGATCGGGAATGACCTTCGGCAGGGTTGACTACAGCTGTCGCCACGGGCATTTTGACGACAACTGTAGTCATCAGGTGACGCCATGTCCGGCAAGGCCCGCAAGTCCATCGGCGACCAGGAACTGGCGCTGCTGCAGCATCTGTCCGCCCACGGCGAAGCCAGCGTCGGCGAGGTCGCCGCCGCGTTCGGAGAACCCCGCGGCCTGGCCCGTTCCACCGTGCTGACGATGATGGAGCGGCTGCGCACCAAGGCCTACCTGCGCCGCCGCCAGGTGGACGGCGTGTACCGCTACGCGCCGGTCGCGCAGTCGGACGACGTGATGCGCAGCGCGGTGGGCAGCTTCGTCGAAAAGACGCTGCAGGGCTCGCTGTCGCCGTTCGTGGCGTGGATGTCGCAGCGCACCGAGGTCAGCGACGACGAACTGGCCGAACTGGAGGCGCTGGTCGCCACCCTTCAGTCGAAGCGGAAGGAGGGCTGAGATGGACCTCATCGCACTCGCCGATGCCGCGATCGCCCGACTGCTCGCGGTCGGCCTGCAGTCGCTGATTCTCGCCGCCCTTGTGTGGGCGCTGTGCCGTTACCTGCCGCGCCTGGATGCGCGCACCCGCGCCTGGCTGTGGTGGCTGGTGGCCACGCAGATGGTGGTCGGCCTGGTCTGGCATGCGCCGGTGGCATTGCCGCTGCTGCCGGCCGAACCGGTCGCCGCGCCGGTCGTGCTGGCAGTGGCCGCGGACGCGTCGGCTTCGTCCACGCCGGCGATGTCGGTGGTGCCGGCGGCGACGGCGCAGGCCGAGGGAATCGACACGCGGGTGCTGCTGCTCGCGGCCTGGCTCGCCGGCATCGCGGTGATGCTGGCGAACACGCTGCGCCATGCGTGGCGGCTGCGCGGGCAGATCGCACGCGCGCAGCCTTGTCGCGACCGCCGCGTCCTGGCTGTGTACGGCACCCTGGTACGCCGGCTCGGCATTGCGGCCGCTCCCGCCCTGCGCGTCAGCGACGAGATCGACTCGCCGATGCTGGCGCGGCCATGGCGGCCGGTCCTGCTGCTGCCTGCCGACCGTGTCGGCGCGATGAGCGACGACGACCTGCAGATGGCGCTGCACCACGAACTCGCGCACCTGCAGCGCCGGGACCTGTGGTGGGCCTGGATGCCGGCGCTCGCGCAGCACCTGTTCTTCTTCCATCCGGTCGCGCACCTGGCGGCGCGCGAGTACGCCTTCGCCCGCGAGGTCGCCTGCGACGCTGCGGTACTGCAGGACGAGCAGCACGCCGCCCACGACTACGGACGCCTGCTGGTGAAGCTGGGCGTTTCCACCGCGCCATCGCCTGCACTGGCGGGCGCCTCTCCCACGTTCCGCATCCTCAAGAGGAGACTGCTCATGCTGCAGCACACCGCTTCGCCCCTGCGCACCGGCGCGCTGGCCCTGACCCTCGGCATCGTGCTGCTGGGCGTGGTGCCGTACCGCGTGATCGCCAGCAGCACACCGAAGGCGGCGCCGGCGCCGATGGCCCCGATCGTGGCTGCGCCGGTCGCGGCATCCACCGTCGCGCCGCACGCCGAGCCTGTCGTCGCACCGTCGCCACGCGCCGCACCCCGCCCGATCGTGGTCGCTGATGCGCGCGACATGCCCGCGCCCCCTGCACCGCCGGCACCGCCTCCCGCGCCCACCATCGTCCCGCCGCCTGCACCCGCGCCCCCTGCCGCACCGTCCCCGATGCGCGGCACGTGGAGCATCGGCGGCGCGCACAATGGCGACGCCTATGTGCTGATCGACGACGATCGGGTGACGATGGCGGGGCACAGCGACGACATCCGTATCGCCAGGGCGTTGCAGCAGGGCAAGACGCCGGTGCTCTGGCTGCGCCAGGACGGCAGGGAATACATCGTGCGCGACCCCGCCACCGTCAGGCAGGTGAAGGCGGCGCACGCGCCGGTGGAAGCGCTGGGTGCGGAGCAGGGCAAGCTCGGCGAACGGCAGGGCGCGCTCGGCGAACGCCAGGGCGCGCTGGGCGTGAAGCAGGGCGAGCTGGGCATGAAGATGGCCGCCATCGGCGTCGAACGGGCCAGCGCCTCGCTGCGGCGCGACGACGCCCGGGACGCAGCCAGGGAACGCCGCATGAACGCGCTGCAGGACGAACAGGAAGCCCTGGCCCGGCAGCAGGAAGTGCTCGCCCGCCAGCAGGAACCGCTCGCGCGTCAGCAGGAAGCGTTGGCGCGCAAGCAGGTGGCCGCGACCGACCAGCTGCAGCGCGATGTCGACCGCTTGCTGGACGAAGCGATCCGCAGCGGCAAGGCCCAGCGCCTCTGATCGGTGCCGTAGAGCGGAGCTTGCTCCGCTGCCTTCCGATCCGATCACCGGATCTTCAAAGGCCACGGAGCCGAGCAAGCTCGGCTCTACGCCATCACGGCGCTGTCGTTGCACCGCTCCACTGCGAACGCGCGACGCGGATGATCGCGCGAACCTGTTCGCGGTCGCGATGGCGTGAAATGGCGACGGCGCCCAGCCGCAACGCCTCATCGCGCAAGGCTTCGGTCACGTCGTAGTGCGCGCCGCTGCGCTTGTCCTGGAATGCGCGGCGCGGCATCCCGAGTCGCGCGGCCATCCCATGCAGTTCGTCGAGCGTGTCGGCCATCAGGTGCGCCCAGCGCTGACCGCGCCACAGCGTCACCGGATCGTCCACGTACACGCTCATCGCGGCGTGGTGGGCTTCGGTGGCCGCACCATGCGGTCCATCAGGTGTTCCAGCGTGGCGGGCAGGTCGCCGCAGCGGCCCATGTGCACCGGCGAGGTCTGGATGATGGAACTGCGCTTGGCCGTCAGCCAGTGGAAGCGCGCACGCGGCGGCAGCAGGCCGATCGGCGCGGCGGCGTCGCCGCCGCGGCAGATCGCCGGGATGGTGTCCAGGTGGCGGCGCAGCGAGTCGAGGTCCAGTGTGGGATCGAGCGCGAGCAGGCGCGCCTCGTCCAGTTCGATGCGCGCTTCCAGGAAGCCGGCCCGTTCGCACGACAGGATGATGCCGACATTGACGAATTCCTCGCGCTCCACGCGCGGGACCACGCGGATCACTGCGTAGTCGTAGGTGTCATGCGCGCGCACGGATCGTCTCCTGCACGAACGCGCTGCGCTGCGCTACACGCTGCGTCAGGTAGCTCACGTACGCGGCGCGCTGTGTCCGCGGATCGCCGAAGGCATCGGGCCCCTCCAGCCACGCATCGGGCACCTCGTCGACGATGCCGGCGATCACATCGTCGGACAGGCGCGACGCCAGTTCCGCATCGACGTCGGCAATCCCTGATGCCCAGCGCAGCAATACGTGGTCGCGGATCAGCGGGAACGGCTTGCCCGCACCGGAGGTGTCGCCATCCCAGCCGTGATGGAAGTACAGCGCCGCGCCGTGATCGATCAGGTGCAGGCGGCGGTGCCACATCAGCAGGTTGGTATTGCGCGCCGTGCGATCGACATTGCTGATGAAGGCGTCGAACCAGACGATGCGCGAGGCGAGATCGGCATCGGGCTGTTCGGCGACCGGGTCGAAATTGACCGCGCCCGGCAGGTAGTCCATCGCCAGGTTGAGACCGGCGCTGGCCTTGATCAGGTCCTGGATCTCGGGGTCGCCCTCGGTGCGGGCGAGGTCGGCATCCAGCTCCATCAGCGCCAGGTCGGGCATCGGCAGGTCCAAGGCCCTGGCGAGTCCGCCGCAGATCAGTTCGGCGACCAGCGCCTTCGGTCCCTGGCCGGCGCCGCGGAACTTGAGGACATACAGGCCCTCGTCGTCGGCCTCGACCACAGCAGGCATCGAACCGCCTTCCCGCAGCGGGGTGACGTAACGGGTGGCGGTGCGGAGCGGGAGCGTCATCAGGCCGTCAGGATACCGCGCCCGGGATGCCTGCTCAGGTGGAGCGCGACACGCCCATGCGCCGCAACGCCAGGTAGACCGCGACGCTCGACGCCATGCCCAGCAGCAGGGCGAAGGCCAGGCCATGCGGGCTGTGGGCGAACGGCAGTCCCGGCAGGTTCATGCCGAACACGCCGGCCACCAGACTGGGCGGCAGCAGCAGGGCGGTGACCATCGACAGCACGTAGAGGTGGCGGTTGGTGCGTTCGGCCAGCTTCGCCGCGACCTCGTCCTGCAGCAGGCGCGCGCGTTCCTGCAGCGTGGCGACATCGCCATCCAGATCGTCGAAGCGCTGGGTCAGGCGCGAGACCGCGGGCAGCAGTTCGTGCCCGGTATCGGCCGGATGCCGCTGCTCGAACTGCTTCAGTACGCGCCGCATCGCGGTAAGCGGACGGTGCAGGCGTACGGTCTGGTGGCGCAACTGCGCGAGATCGCGCCGCTCCTCGCCGATGCTGTCGGCCAGCACGCGGTCCTCGATGCGGTCCAGCCGCACCGACAGGCCGTCGCTGCTGCGCTCGACCGTATCGGCGAAACGTCCGGCGATCAGTTCGAGCAGCCGTAGCGGCGAATCCGCGACTGCGTCCTTGCAGACCGAACGGCGCGCCGCTTCCACCGACCGCAATGCGTGACGCCGCGCGGTGACCAGCAGCGTCGGCGTCAGCGCGAAATGCAGCCAGCCGATCCCGTCGTCGCCGCGCAGCTGGCCTTCCGCGGCGAGGTCGACGCCGCGCTGGTGGGTCCAGTCGACGAACACGCCGTGCACGGCTTCGTCTTCGAGCTGCAGATTGACGTGCGAATCCGGCGCCAGCAGCGTGGCGCATGCGTCCTCGGGCAAGGGGAGCTTCGCCGCTACCTGCGCGCTGCGGGCGTCGCTGAGGTCCAGATGCAACCAGTGCCAGCGATCTCCGGCGGCCTGCAGGGTGTCGAGGCCGCACTGTCCGGCCTCCAGTACGCGGGCGCGGCCATCCGCGTCGAACCGGTACAGCCACAGCGCGCCGGGCAGCCCGGAGAACGGCGAGGAGCGCGCTTCGGAAGGGACGGGGGCCATGTTGCAGCCGTGCGACGGTGAAGTGACGGTCAGGCTACCGCCGTCATGTGCCCGTCCCGTGACAGGCGCCGCCGTCGGCTACCCGGCCGGTTGCGCTTCCGCACCGCCGCGCTGCAGCGGATCGGGCAGGGCCTCGCCATTGGGCGTGAACGCCAGCGACACCGAATTCAGGCAGTGGCGTTCGCCGGTCGGCGGCGGGCCGTCGGGGAACACATGGCCCAGGTGCGACTGGCAGCGCGCGCAGACGATCTCGGTGCGGACCATGCCGTAGCTGGTGTCGCGGATGCGGCCGACATGCGCTTCGTCCACCGGCTGGAAGAAGCTCGGCCAGCCGGTGCCCGAATCGAACTTGGCGCTGGAGCGGAACAGCGGCAGCCCGCACAGGCGGCAGGTGTAGACGCCGTCCTGCTTGTTGTCGAGGAAGACGCCACAGAACGGCGCTTCGGTGCCGTGCTGCAGCAGCACGCGGCGCTCTTCCTCGCTCAGTCCCGCGATCAGGGTCTCGCGCTGCGCGTCGGTCGGCGGGGTGAGGTCGAAGGCGGTCATGGCAGGGCTCCGTGGGGGACGCACCGGATATGGTGCCGCGCAACCGGGCATGCAAGGCTGGACTATGATCCGCGCTCACGTCTGCCCGAGACACGGATGCGCCCGATCCTGCCCTTCATCGCCCTGCTGCTGGTCGCGCCCGTGGCCTCGACGCAGTCGCTGCCCGCGCCCGCATCGGCGGCCTGCGTCGATGCGCGCCAGCTCGTCGAACTGAGGCAGGCCTCGTCCCGTCAGCTGGCGGGCCTGGACCGCAGCGGCCAGCGCGTCCGCATCGACCTGGGCGACGACTGTCCGGGCAGCGCAGGCGCCAGCGCGCAGCTGCTCGCCCGCGGCGGGCGCGTCTGCGGTGCCGAGGGCGAGGCGGTGCGCATCGGCACGGCCACCTGCCCGATCGTCGCCGTGACGGCCGTCAGTGCGCGCGACTACGCCGGCCTTGCGCGCGCCGCCGCCGCGCTCGCCGACGACACCGCCACCACGCTGGAGACGGTCGAAGTGCGCGGGGAGCGCCGTCGCGGTTTCGGCGGCTCATCCAGCTACTGCTTCGACACGCGCTACCTCCGCTCATGGTCCGAGGACGGCAGGGGCATGCTGGTGGAGGTTTCGCCTGCGCGGTCCGGCGGCCATCGCTACTACCGCGTCGAGTTGCCGCAGAGTTGTCCCGATCTCGATGCCGCGCCTGCCATCAGCTTCCGTTCCGGCGTGGGCATCAGCCTGATCTGCGGCAATCCGGGCGATCGGGTGGTCGCCGACGGCACCGGCGACAGCGTGTCGTTCGACGCGTCGTCGCCGTACCCGGTCAGCGACGACGTGCGCGCCTCGCGCTTCCGCGCCGGCATGCGCTTCCAGTGCACCGTGTCGGCGGTCTATCCGCACGAATCCGAAGACGGAAACGGACAGGCCCCGCGTTGAGCGGGGCCTGCCTGTCGCGATCCTGCGCGGACATCAGCGCGTCGAGGTGAGCGCCGCGCCGCTGCGGAACTCCTTGCGCAGCCAGTCGTCGATCAGCCGCTTCTCGTAGCGCAGCGCATCGTTGTTGTTGATCTGCGTGCCCATCAGGAAGGCGTGGTCGACCAGTTTGCGCTCGCCTTCGGCCACCACCTGGCCGTCCGCGCCCTTCAGCGTGAAGCTGAGCGTCATGCGCGGCGGGTACAGATCCTTGACCACTCGGATGTCGTTCATGCCGATCCGCACCGTCGGCTCGTAACGGCCGGCACGGTCGATGTCGGTGATGGTCAAGTCCAGGGTCTGCCCTCGCGCGAGGCGCTGGCCGGCCTCGTCGCGCAGGTAGGTCGCCAGTTGGGTGACCCAGGTGCCGCGTTCGGCTTCCCAGCGGTTGCCGCTGTACTTGATCTCGCTGAACTGCGCGGGATCGGTCCAGCTGACGCTGACCGCGCCGCCATCGGCGGGCACGCTGCGCGGCAGGTTCGGATCGGTGACGGTTTTGGGAGCTGCGGTGGCGCCGGCGGCGAACGCCAGCGCGACGACGGCGGAGAACAGCAGGGCAGGCGCCTTCATGACGGAACCTCCGTGGGAGTCACACGAAGTGTGCGCCCGCCGGTGGGGTGAGACAACACGGCGGCGCGCCACGCGCCGCATGGCGTTCAGTCGCGGTTTCCAGGCCATTCAGAGGTTGCGCAGACGCTCCACGTCGCGCACCGGCGGCGCACCGAACATGCGGCTGTATTCGCGGCTGAACTGCGACGGGCTTTCATAGCCCACGCGGTGCCCGGCACTCGCCGCGTCCAGCACTTCGCTGAGCATCAGCCGGCGCGCTTCCTGCAGGCGCAGCTGCTTCTGGTACTGCAGCGGGCTCATCGCGGTGACCGCCTTGAAGTGGTGGTGCAGCGCCGACGTGCTCATGTGCACCTCGCGGGCGATATGGTCGATGCGCAGCGGCTTGGCGTAATGCTGGCGCAGCCAGTGGATCGCCTTGGCCACGCGCTGGCCCTGGCTGTCGGCGATGCCGATGTGGCGCAGCATCGCGCCCTGCGGGCTGCACAGCACGCGGTAGAGGATCTCGCGTTCGATCAGCGGCGCGAGCAGGGGGATGTCGCGCGGTGTGTCGAGCAGTTTCACCAGCCGGATCGCGGCCTCCAGCAGTTCCACACTGCTGGGCGCCAGGCACAGGCCGCGCGAGGGTGGCGGCAGCGGGGCGTCCGCGGATTCGGCCTGGGTGACCAGTTCGGCGATGGTGGACGCCGAGAGTTTCAGGATCAGGCACAGGTACGGCGCATCCGCGGAGGCCTGGGTCACCTGTGCGGTGACCGGCAGGTCGACCGAGGCCACCACGAAGCGGCTCGCGTCGTAGTCGTATACCTCGTCGGCGAGGATCGCGCGCTTGGCGCCCTGCACGATCAGGCACAGGGCCGCCTCCTGCACGCCGCGCATCGGCAATGGCATCGGCGCGCTGAGGCGCGAGAACTGCAGCGACGGGATGGCGGTCGTGTGCAGGCCGTCGCTGCGGGCGGATCGTTCAATCAGGCCGGCCAGTTCGCGGAGGCAGCCGTCGTGGGCGGGCGTGGTGTCTGCCATGGGGAAGCCTTGGGGGACAGGGGGTGGGGATGGGGCGAGTCTACGCACGGTGCCGGCGGATGGAACCGCTCGCCTCGAGCCTGCGCAGGATCAGGCAAGCATCGTGGAGAAACCGGATATCGACGCGGCGGTCGCGGCGCCCAGACTGCGCACCGTCCCGGCGCACCCGCGCCGTGCTTCCCCCAACGAGGTGTCCCATGTCCGGAATCCAAGGAAAAGTCATCGCCATCACCGGTGCCAGCAGCGGCATCGGCGAAGCCACCGCCCGCGAACTCGCCCGCCGTGGCGCAACGGTCGTGCTGGGTGCGCGCCGTACCGACCGGCTGGAGAGGCTGGTCGCCGGGATCGAAGCCGCCGGCGGCACGGCCCGCCAGCGCGCGCTCGACGTCACCCGTGCCGACGACGTGCAGGCTTTCGTCGCGTTCGCGCAGGCCGAATTCGGCCGGCTCGACGTCATCGTCAACAATGCCGGCGTGATGCCGCTGTCGCCGCTGGCCGCGCTGAAGATCGACGAATGGAACCAGATGATCGACGTCAACATCCGCGGCGTCCTGCACGGCATCGCCGCTGCGCTGCCGGTGATGCAGGCGCAGGGCGGCGGCCAGATCATCAACGTCGCGTCCACCGCCGGCCATCGCGTGTGGCCCAGCGCGGCGGTGTACTGCGCCACCAAGCACGCGGTGCTGGCCATCTCCGAAGGCCTGCGCCAGGAGCATGACGATCTCCGCGTCACCGTGGTGTCGCCGGGCGTGACCACCAGCGAACTGGCCGAGACCACCAGCGATGCCGGCATCAAGGCGTGGCTGGAGGATTTCCGCCAGGTCGCGATTCCCGCCGAGGCCATCGCGCGGGCCATCGCCTATGCGGTGGAACAGCCCGACGACGTGGATGTCAGCGAAGTCATCGTGCGCCCGGCCGCAAGCGCGAACTGAGCGTTCCATCGCAAGGGGTTGCCGTTGCGGCGACGGGGGAGTGCAATGGCGCACTCCCCCGTTCCAGCAGGCATTCCCCATGGACTATCGTTATCTCGGTGCATCCGGTTTCCGCGTCCCCGTGCTGTCCTTCGGCACCGGCACCTTCGGCGGCCAGGGCGCGCTGTTCAGCGCCTGGGGCAGCACCGACGTGGCCGAGGCGCGCCGCCTGGTCGACATCTGCCTCGATGCCGGCCTGACCATGTTCGACAGCGCCGACATCTATTCGAAAGGCGCCGCCGAAGAGATCCTCGGGCAGGCCATCAAGGGACGCGCACGCGATTCGCTGCTGATTTCCACCAAGGCCACGTTCCGCTTCGGCGACGGCGAGAACCAGGTCGGCTCGTCGCGCCACCATCTGATCAATGCGGTCGATGGCGCGCTCAAGCGCCTCGGCACCGACTACATCGACCTGTTCCAGCTGCACGGCTTCGATGCGCGCCCGCCGGTGGAGGAAGTGCTGTCCACGCTCGACACGCTGGTGAAGGCGGGCAAGATCCGCTACCTCGGCGT
Encoded proteins:
- a CDS encoding HipA family kinase, whose product is MTLPLRTATRYVTPLREGGSMPAVVEADDEGLYVLKFRGAGQGPKALVAELICGGLARALDLPMPDLALMELDADLARTEGDPEIQDLIKASAGLNLAMDYLPGAVNFDPVAEQPDADLASRIVWFDAFISNVDRTARNTNLLMWHRRLHLIDHGAALYFHHGWDGDTSGAGKPFPLIRDHVLLRWASGIADVDAELASRLSDDVIAGIVDEVPDAWLEGPDAFGDPRTQRAAYVSYLTQRVAQRSAFVQETIRARA
- the motA gene encoding flagellar motor stator protein MotA, with the protein product MLIIVGFIIVTLSVIGGYLGSHGKLGALWQPFELVIIGGAALGAFMASNPTKVVKSTIAATLSVFKGAKYKSSDYLDVLTLIHEMLNKARRDGFMSLEEHIENPTNSPLFQKYPKILADHHLLDFLTECLRLMVGSNIEPHELEPLLELELEKHHHEAMAPAHALQKVSDGLPGFGIVAAVLGIIVTMGSIGGDIAAVGAHVAAALVGTFLGILLAYGFVSPLAAAIEAQVEQDSRMYESVKTALLACLRGYNPAVALEFARKTLPSDVRPPFAEFEAHLKANK
- a CDS encoding M56 family metallopeptidase, yielding MDLIALADAAIARLLAVGLQSLILAALVWALCRYLPRLDARTRAWLWWLVATQMVVGLVWHAPVALPLLPAEPVAAPVVLAVAADASASSTPAMSVVPAATAQAEGIDTRVLLLAAWLAGIAVMLANTLRHAWRLRGQIARAQPCRDRRVLAVYGTLVRRLGIAAAPALRVSDEIDSPMLARPWRPVLLLPADRVGAMSDDDLQMALHHELAHLQRRDLWWAWMPALAQHLFFFHPVAHLAAREYAFAREVACDAAVLQDEQHAAHDYGRLLVKLGVSTAPSPALAGASPTFRILKRRLLMLQHTASPLRTGALALTLGIVLLGVVPYRVIASSTPKAAPAPMAPIVAAPVAASTVAPHAEPVVAPSPRAAPRPIVVADARDMPAPPAPPAPPPAPTIVPPPAPAPPAAPSPMRGTWSIGGAHNGDAYVLIDDDRVTMAGHSDDIRIARALQQGKTPVLWLRQDGREYIVRDPATVRQVKAAHAPVEALGAEQGKLGERQGALGERQGALGVKQGELGMKMAAIGVERASASLRRDDARDAARERRMNALQDEQEALARQQEVLARQQEPLARQQEALARKQVAATDQLQRDVDRLLDEAIRSGKAQRL
- a CDS encoding DUF3037 domain-containing protein; protein product: MRAHDTYDYAVIRVVPRVEREEFVNVGIILSCERAGFLEARIELDEARLLALDPTLDLDSLRRHLDTIPAICRGGDAAAPIGLLPPRARFHWLTAKRSSIIQTSPVHMGRCGDLPATLEHLMDRMVRPPKPTTPR
- a CDS encoding AAC(3)-I family aminoglycoside N-acetyltransferase, yielding MAADAGSVLRTLGTFDLAAMRGLLRMFGRAFDDMATYTQSPPDDAYLAGLLARDTFIAVAAFDGDTVVGGLAAYVLPKFEQARSEVYLYDLAVAETHRRRGIATALIAELRRVAATRGAWVVFVQADYGDDPAVALYTRLGTREDVMHFDIEVE
- a CDS encoding DUF4031 domain-containing protein: MSVYVDDPVTLWRGQRWAHLMADTLDELHGMAARLGMPRRAFQDKRSGAHYDVTEALRDEALRLGAVAISRHRDREQVRAIIRVARSQWSGATTAP
- a CDS encoding BlaI/MecI/CopY family transcriptional regulator gives rise to the protein MSGKARKSIGDQELALLQHLSAHGEASVGEVAAAFGEPRGLARSTVLTMMERLRTKAYLRRRQVDGVYRYAPVAQSDDVMRSAVGSFVEKTLQGSLSPFVAWMSQRTEVSDDELAELEALVATLQSKRKEG
- a CDS encoding DUF3016 domain-containing protein, whose product is MKAPALLFSAVVALAFAAGATAAPKTVTDPNLPRSVPADGGAVSVSWTDPAQFSEIKYSGNRWEAERGTWVTQLATYLRDEAGQRLARGQTLDLTITDIDRAGRYEPTVRIGMNDIRVVKDLYPPRMTLSFTLKGADGQVVAEGERKLVDHAFLMGTQINNNDALRYEKRLIDDWLRKEFRSGAALTSTR
- a CDS encoding VOC family protein — protein: MKPFFDVQRIDHVVLRVRDLDCSVRFYGDVLGCPVERRREHLGLVHLRAGTSMIDLVCIDGTLGERGGAAAGREGRNLDHLCLRIEPFDEAALVAHLARFGVSPAGPAEINFGAEGDGLSLYFNDPDGNTIELKGASRPG
- the msrB gene encoding peptide-methionine (R)-S-oxide reductase MsrB, which codes for MTAFDLTPPTDAQRETLIAGLSEEERRVLLQHGTEAPFCGVFLDNKQDGVYTCRLCGLPLFRSSAKFDSGTGWPSFFQPVDEAHVGRIRDTSYGMVRTEIVCARCQSHLGHVFPDGPPPTGERHCLNSVSLAFTPNGEALPDPLQRGGAEAQPAG
- a CDS encoding CorA family divalent cation transporter — encoded protein: MAPVPSEARSSPFSGLPGALWLYRFDADGRARVLEAGQCGLDTLQAAGDRWHWLHLDLSDARSAQVAAKLPLPEDACATLLAPDSHVNLQLEDEAVHGVFVDWTHQRGVDLAAEGQLRGDDGIGWLHFALTPTLLVTARRHALRSVEAARRSVCKDAVADSPLRLLELIAGRFADTVERSSDGLSVRLDRIEDRVLADSIGEERRDLAQLRHQTVRLHRPLTAMRRVLKQFEQRHPADTGHELLPAVSRLTQRFDDLDGDVATLQERARLLQDEVAAKLAERTNRHLYVLSMVTALLLPPSLVAGVFGMNLPGLPFAHSPHGLAFALLLGMASSVAVYLALRRMGVSRST